One window of Streptomyces sp. FIT100 genomic DNA carries:
- a CDS encoding NCS1 family nucleobase:cation symporter-1 has product MTDTAAIPPTPAAQLTHADGRVELAPGTRPADGPFVNDDLLPVPIARRRWTTYNFTALWVGMAHNIPSWLLASGLVALGMDWKQAVFTIALANVIVLLPMLLTGHAGPKYGIPFPVLARASFGLRGANLPALIRAAVACAWFGIQTWIGGQGIFVLLGAIFGGWAETAEIAGQPWTLWLCFAVFWVVELAIIYRGMETLRRFENWAAPFVIVGALVLLVWIAVKAGGFGPLLDQPSKLGWGEDFWPVFFPSLMGMIAFWSTLSLNIPDFTRFGAGQRAQVWGQSLGLPTTMTLFALLSVFVTSGSQAVYGAPIWDPVQLAAKTDNVFGLLFALVTVLIATISVNIAANVVSPAYDLANLAPRFINFRTGALITGVVGVLIMPWKLTETPELYIFTWLGLVGGLLGTVAGILIADYWIIRRTRLALAELYTPGSRYWYTAGWNWRAVAAFTVGGVLAVGGSHSAPGKGPFPADGLIPFLKPLADYGWAVGLAASLLLYTLLMLPRRGRER; this is encoded by the coding sequence ATGACCGACACCGCCGCCATACCGCCGACCCCCGCCGCCCAGCTCACCCATGCCGACGGCCGCGTCGAGCTCGCCCCGGGCACCCGCCCCGCCGACGGGCCCTTCGTCAACGACGACCTCCTGCCCGTCCCCATCGCCCGGCGCCGCTGGACGACGTACAACTTCACCGCGCTCTGGGTCGGCATGGCCCACAACATCCCGTCCTGGCTGCTGGCCTCCGGGCTCGTCGCGCTCGGCATGGACTGGAAGCAGGCCGTCTTCACGATCGCGCTGGCCAATGTGATCGTGCTGCTGCCGATGCTGCTCACGGGCCACGCCGGCCCCAAGTACGGCATCCCCTTCCCGGTCCTGGCCCGCGCCTCCTTCGGGCTGCGCGGGGCGAACCTGCCGGCGCTGATCAGGGCAGCGGTGGCCTGCGCCTGGTTCGGCATCCAGACCTGGATCGGCGGCCAGGGCATCTTCGTCCTGCTCGGCGCGATCTTCGGCGGCTGGGCGGAGACGGCCGAGATCGCCGGCCAGCCGTGGACCCTGTGGCTGTGCTTCGCCGTCTTCTGGGTGGTCGAACTGGCCATCATCTACCGGGGCATGGAGACCCTGCGCCGCTTCGAGAACTGGGCGGCGCCCTTCGTGATCGTCGGCGCGCTCGTGCTGCTGGTGTGGATCGCGGTGAAGGCGGGCGGCTTCGGCCCGCTGCTCGACCAGCCGTCGAAGCTCGGCTGGGGCGAGGACTTCTGGCCGGTCTTCTTCCCGTCCCTGATGGGAATGATCGCCTTCTGGTCCACCCTGTCGCTGAACATCCCGGACTTCACCCGCTTCGGCGCCGGCCAGCGCGCCCAGGTGTGGGGGCAGTCCCTGGGCCTGCCCACGACCATGACGCTGTTCGCGCTCCTTTCGGTGTTCGTCACCTCCGGATCGCAGGCCGTGTACGGGGCCCCGATCTGGGACCCGGTCCAGCTGGCCGCCAAGACCGACAACGTCTTCGGGCTCCTCTTCGCCCTGGTGACCGTCCTGATCGCGACGATCTCCGTGAACATCGCGGCGAACGTCGTCTCACCCGCGTACGACCTCGCGAACCTCGCCCCGCGCTTCATCAACTTCCGCACGGGAGCGCTGATCACGGGCGTCGTCGGCGTGCTCATCATGCCGTGGAAGCTGACCGAGACCCCCGAGCTCTACATCTTCACCTGGCTGGGCCTGGTCGGCGGCCTCCTCGGTACGGTCGCCGGCATCCTCATCGCCGACTACTGGATCATCCGCCGCACCCGCCTCGCGCTGGCGGAGCTCTACACACCGGGCTCCCGCTACTGGTACACGGCCGGCTGGAACTGGCGCGCGGTGGCCGCCTTCACCGTCGGCGGCGTCCTGGCGGTGGGCGGCTCCCACTCCGCCCCGGGCAAGGGCCCCTTCCCCGCGGACGGTCTGATCCCCTTCCTGAAACCGCTCGCGGACTACGGCTGGGCGGTGGGCCTGGCGGCGTCGCTGCTCCTGTACACGCTGCTGATGCTGCCGCGGCGGGGGAGGGAGCGCTGA
- a CDS encoding TIGR03842 family LLM class F420-dependent oxidoreductase: MDFGLVLQTDPPASEVVGLMRRAERNGFRYGWTFDSAVLWQEPFVIYSQILEHTRKLHVGPMVTNPGTRTWEVTASTFATLNDMYGNRTVCGIGRGDSAMRVAGRKPNTLARLGEAIPVIRDLAEGREAVVDGRPVRIPWVRDGKLPVWMAAYGPKALELAGQKADGFILQLADPYLTEWMVKAVREAAAQAGRDPDAVTICVAAPAYVGDDLAHARDQCRWFGGMVGNHVADLVTRYGEHSDMVPEALTAYIKERQGYDYSHHGRAGNPSTDFVPDEIVDRFCLLGPVSAHIEKLEALRGLGVDQFAVYAMHDAREAVIDAYGEHVIPAVG, from the coding sequence GTGGACTTCGGACTCGTCCTCCAGACCGATCCACCCGCCTCGGAAGTCGTGGGCCTGATGCGGCGCGCCGAGCGCAACGGCTTCCGCTACGGCTGGACCTTCGACTCCGCGGTGCTGTGGCAGGAGCCGTTCGTCATCTACAGCCAGATCCTGGAGCACACGCGGAAGCTGCACGTCGGCCCGATGGTGACCAACCCCGGGACCAGGACCTGGGAGGTCACCGCGTCGACCTTCGCCACGCTCAACGACATGTACGGCAACCGGACGGTGTGCGGCATCGGCCGCGGCGACTCCGCCATGCGCGTCGCCGGCCGCAAGCCCAACACCCTGGCCAGGCTCGGTGAGGCGATCCCCGTCATCCGCGACCTCGCCGAGGGCCGCGAGGCCGTCGTCGACGGCCGGCCCGTGCGGATCCCCTGGGTGCGCGACGGCAAGCTGCCGGTGTGGATGGCGGCGTACGGGCCGAAGGCGCTGGAGCTCGCCGGGCAGAAGGCCGACGGCTTCATCCTCCAGCTCGCCGACCCCTACCTCACCGAGTGGATGGTGAAGGCCGTGCGCGAGGCGGCGGCGCAGGCGGGCCGCGACCCGGACGCGGTCACGATCTGCGTCGCGGCACCGGCGTACGTCGGCGACGACCTGGCCCACGCACGCGACCAGTGCCGCTGGTTCGGCGGCATGGTCGGCAACCATGTCGCGGACCTGGTCACCCGGTACGGCGAGCACTCCGACATGGTGCCGGAGGCCCTGACCGCGTACATCAAGGAGCGCCAGGGCTACGACTACAGCCACCACGGGCGCGCCGGGAACCCGTCGACGGACTTCGTGCCGGACGAGATCGTCGACCGCTTCTGCCTCCTCGGGCCCGTCTCCGCGCACATCGAGAAGCTGGAGGCGCTGCGGGGTCTCGGCGTGGACCAGTTCGCGGTGTACGCGATGCACGACGCGCGCGAGGCCGTGATCGACGCGTACGGGGAGCACGTCATCCCGGCCGTCGGCTGA
- the hydA gene encoding dihydropyrimidinase, with protein sequence MSNRTLIRGGLVITAADETHADVLVEDGRIAALAAHGSTAAESWAEAADRTLDATGKYVIPGGVDAHTHMELPFGGTFASDTFETGTRAAAWGGTTTIVDFAVQSVGQSLREGLDAWYAKADGNCAVDYAFHMIMADVNESSLKEMDLLVEEGVTSFKLFMAYPGVFYSDDGQILRAMQRGSANGGLIMMHAENGIAIDVLVEQALARGETDPRYHGEVRKVLLEAEATHRAIQLARVAGAPVYVVHVSAEEAVAELVTARDKGLNVFGETCPQYLFLSTDNLAEPDFEGAKYVCSTPLRPREHQAALWRGLRTNDLQVVSTDHCPFCFSGQKELGRGDFSKIPNGLPGVENRMDLLHQAVLDGHISRRRWIEIACASPARMFGLYPKKGTIAPGADADIVIYDPGASQVLSAETHHMNVDYSAYEGKRITGQVETVLSRGETVIDRREFTGRAGHGVYTPRSTCQYLN encoded by the coding sequence ATGAGCAACCGCACCCTGATCCGCGGCGGACTGGTCATCACCGCCGCCGACGAGACCCATGCCGACGTCCTCGTCGAGGACGGCCGCATCGCCGCACTCGCCGCGCACGGCTCCACCGCCGCCGAGAGCTGGGCCGAGGCCGCCGACCGCACCCTCGACGCCACCGGGAAGTACGTCATCCCGGGCGGTGTGGACGCCCACACCCACATGGAGCTGCCCTTCGGCGGCACCTTCGCCTCCGACACCTTCGAGACCGGCACCCGGGCCGCCGCCTGGGGCGGCACCACCACCATCGTGGACTTCGCCGTCCAGTCGGTCGGGCAGAGCCTGCGCGAGGGACTCGACGCCTGGTACGCGAAGGCCGACGGCAACTGCGCCGTCGACTACGCCTTCCACATGATCATGGCCGACGTCAATGAGTCCTCGCTCAAGGAGATGGACCTCCTCGTCGAGGAGGGAGTCACCTCCTTCAAGCTCTTCATGGCCTACCCCGGCGTCTTCTACAGCGACGACGGACAGATCCTGCGCGCCATGCAGCGCGGCTCCGCCAACGGCGGGCTGATCATGATGCACGCCGAGAACGGCATCGCCATCGACGTCCTCGTCGAACAGGCCCTGGCCCGCGGCGAGACCGACCCGCGCTACCACGGCGAAGTACGCAAGGTGCTGCTGGAGGCGGAGGCCACCCACCGCGCCATCCAGCTCGCCCGGGTCGCGGGAGCACCCGTCTACGTCGTCCACGTCTCGGCCGAGGAGGCCGTCGCGGAGCTCGTCACCGCGCGCGACAAGGGGCTGAACGTCTTCGGCGAGACCTGCCCGCAGTACCTGTTCCTGTCCACCGACAACCTCGCCGAGCCGGACTTCGAAGGCGCCAAGTACGTGTGCAGCACACCGCTGCGACCCAGGGAGCACCAGGCGGCGCTCTGGCGCGGGCTGCGCACCAACGACCTCCAGGTGGTCTCCACCGACCACTGCCCCTTCTGCTTCTCCGGCCAGAAGGAGCTCGGCCGGGGCGACTTCTCCAAGATCCCCAACGGTCTGCCGGGCGTGGAGAACCGCATGGACCTGCTCCACCAGGCCGTGCTCGACGGGCACATCTCCCGGCGGCGGTGGATCGAGATCGCCTGCGCGAGCCCCGCCCGGATGTTCGGGCTCTACCCGAAGAAGGGCACCATCGCGCCCGGCGCCGACGCCGACATCGTCATCTACGACCCGGGCGCCTCACAGGTCCTGTCGGCCGAGACGCACCACATGAACGTCGACTACTCGGCGTACGAGGGCAAGCGGATCACCGGCCAGGTGGAGACCGTCCTCTCGCGCGGCGAGACCGTCATCGACCGGCGGGAGTTCACCGGCCGCGCCGGCCACGGCGTGTACACCCCGCGCTCCACGTGCCAGTACCTGAACTAG
- a CDS encoding aspartate aminotransferase family protein → MNDLYDRHRAVIPDWVALYYRQPIELTHGEGRYVWDASGNRYLDFFGGILTTMTAHALPEVTKAVSEQAGRIIHSSTLYLNRPMVELAERVAALSGIPDARVFFTTSGTEANDTALLLATAYRGSSQILAMRNSYHGRSFSAVSVTGNRSWSPTGLSPVQTLYVHGGVRTRGPYAHLSDAQFTEACVADLEDLLGHTHDVAALIAEPVQGVGGFTSPPDGLYAAFREVLERRGILWISDEVQTGWGRTGDHFWGWQAHAENGPPDMLTFAKGIGNGMSIGGVVARAEIMNCLDANSISTFGGSPVTMAAGLANLTYTLEHDLQGNARRVGGLLIERLRAIGAAVPAVREVRGRGLMIGVELVRPGTDEADPEAAAAVLEAAREGGLLIGKGGAHNTSVLRVAPPLSLTVAEAEEGAAILERALRGI, encoded by the coding sequence GTGAACGACCTGTACGACCGGCACCGGGCCGTCATCCCCGACTGGGTCGCCCTCTACTACCGGCAGCCCATCGAACTCACCCACGGCGAGGGGCGGTACGTCTGGGACGCCTCCGGCAACCGCTACCTCGACTTCTTCGGCGGCATCCTCACCACCATGACCGCCCACGCGCTCCCCGAGGTCACCAAGGCGGTGAGCGAGCAGGCCGGACGGATCATCCACTCCTCCACGCTCTACCTCAACCGCCCCATGGTCGAGCTCGCCGAGCGCGTCGCCGCGCTCTCCGGCATCCCCGACGCCCGCGTCTTCTTCACCACCTCCGGCACCGAGGCGAACGACACCGCCCTGCTGCTGGCCACCGCGTACCGCGGTTCGAGCCAGATCCTCGCGATGCGCAACAGCTACCACGGCCGCTCCTTCTCGGCGGTCTCCGTCACCGGCAACCGCTCCTGGTCCCCGACCGGGCTCTCCCCCGTGCAGACGCTGTACGTGCACGGCGGCGTCCGCACCCGCGGGCCCTACGCCCACCTCTCCGACGCACAGTTCACCGAAGCCTGCGTCGCCGACCTGGAGGACCTGCTCGGCCACACCCACGACGTCGCCGCGCTGATCGCCGAACCGGTCCAGGGCGTCGGCGGCTTCACCTCCCCGCCCGACGGGCTGTACGCCGCGTTCCGCGAGGTGCTGGAGCGCCGCGGCATCCTGTGGATCTCCGACGAGGTGCAGACCGGCTGGGGCCGGACCGGCGACCACTTCTGGGGCTGGCAGGCGCACGCCGAGAACGGCCCGCCGGACATGCTCACCTTCGCCAAGGGCATCGGCAACGGCATGTCCATCGGCGGCGTCGTCGCCCGCGCCGAGATCATGAACTGCCTCGACGCCAACTCCATCTCCACCTTCGGCGGCTCACCCGTCACCATGGCGGCGGGCCTGGCGAACCTCACGTACACGCTGGAGCACGATCTCCAGGGCAACGCCCGCCGCGTCGGCGGACTCCTCATCGAGCGGCTGCGCGCCATCGGCGCCGCCGTCCCCGCCGTCCGCGAGGTCCGCGGCCGCGGGCTGATGATCGGCGTCGAACTGGTGCGGCCCGGCACGGACGAGGCGGACCCGGAGGCGGCAGCCGCCGTACTCGAAGCCGCCCGCGAAGGCGGCCTGCTCATCGGCAAGGGCGGCGCCCACAACACCAGCGTGCTGCGCGTCGCGCCCCCGCTGTCGCTGACCGTCGCCGAGGCCGAGGAAGGCGCCGCGATCCTCGAACGGGCCCTGCGCGGCATCTAG